One window of Jannaschia sp. CCS1 genomic DNA carries:
- a CDS encoding ATP-binding protein, with protein MTDEAVDRVVSNAQGIKPFVQPVVLLVLGVVTGVATWFAPGPELRFGLMAATGGCLAAAGLVALRDIWRVWRLQNTFQAAFALIEHDPAPSFCTDEDGAIVLQNAAAERRFGERLGLPMTRAIAGALPNAAAVVFRQETALGRRPSAHEVVVTPRGTVRLAAHRLNGGVIWRLDDMADANSRHGEWIGLPMMVVSHNDTVLSMNSAMRDVLGRRATTLEDVFPDQPLVAGRRSSLSGADGKIEVIPIVVPSKDGRREVYAVPGLSEPPAASVAARAFESLPVALLHISADGEVLASNHHAQKLLGIEASTTGPMAQFVENLGRPVGDWVADTLAERVPNRSEVARAKQRRDETFLQISLSRIVDGTGPSLLAVLHDATELKTLEQQFVQSQKMQAIGELAGGVAHDFNNLLTAITGHCDLLLLRHDQGDQDYADLVQINQNANRAASLVGQLLAFSRKQTLEPEVLDLRDSIGELTHLLNRLVGERISLSLSNDPDLAPIRADRRQLDQVIMNLVVNARDAMADGGEVRVETRMVHLAEPMSRDQAIVPAGSYVTIRVRDHGHGIPPDKLHRIFEPFFTTKRTGEGTGLGLSMAYGIVKQTGGYIFVDSVVGSGTTFTIYIPAHDVVNSEAAPDLIEGKATEINEALADTRPGVVLLVEDEAPVRAFASRALRLRGYTVLEAGCGEEALDTLADPELEIDLFVTDVIMPGLDGPSWVRKALEERPDTKVVFVSGYAEDAMEEGSIGVEGSVFLPKPFSLTDLTETVRQQLQ; from the coding sequence TTGACTGATGAGGCCGTTGACCGTGTTGTGAGCAATGCTCAGGGGATAAAGCCCTTCGTGCAGCCTGTCGTCCTTCTGGTCCTGGGGGTCGTCACGGGCGTGGCCACATGGTTCGCGCCTGGGCCGGAGCTTCGCTTTGGCCTGATGGCTGCCACCGGTGGCTGCCTGGCCGCTGCGGGCCTTGTTGCCCTGCGCGATATCTGGCGCGTTTGGCGCCTGCAAAACACGTTTCAGGCGGCGTTTGCGCTGATTGAACATGACCCAGCCCCCAGCTTCTGCACAGATGAAGACGGCGCGATTGTCCTGCAGAACGCCGCGGCGGAGCGGCGGTTTGGCGAACGGCTTGGCCTGCCGATGACGCGGGCGATTGCGGGGGCCTTGCCCAATGCGGCGGCGGTTGTTTTCCGGCAGGAGACTGCCCTTGGGCGGCGACCATCGGCCCATGAAGTTGTCGTCACGCCCCGCGGCACGGTGCGCCTTGCGGCCCATCGGTTGAATGGCGGCGTCATTTGGCGGCTGGATGATATGGCCGATGCGAACTCTCGTCACGGCGAATGGATTGGCCTGCCGATGATGGTCGTCAGCCACAACGACACGGTCCTGTCGATGAATTCCGCCATGCGGGATGTGCTGGGGCGGCGCGCGACGACGCTGGAAGATGTCTTTCCGGATCAACCGCTTGTGGCGGGCAGACGGTCCAGCCTGTCGGGCGCGGATGGCAAGATTGAAGTGATCCCGATCGTCGTTCCCTCCAAGGATGGCCGGAGGGAGGTTTATGCCGTGCCGGGCCTGTCGGAGCCTCCCGCGGCCTCCGTCGCGGCGCGCGCGTTTGAATCGCTGCCTGTGGCACTCCTGCACATCAGCGCGGATGGGGAGGTTTTGGCCTCCAATCACCATGCCCAGAAGTTGCTGGGGATTGAGGCCTCGACCACCGGTCCGATGGCGCAATTCGTCGAAAACCTGGGCCGTCCCGTGGGCGATTGGGTCGCCGATACCCTGGCTGAGAGGGTGCCCAACCGCTCGGAAGTGGCCCGCGCCAAGCAGCGCCGGGATGAGACGTTCCTGCAAATCTCGCTGAGCCGTATTGTCGACGGAACCGGGCCATCGCTTCTGGCGGTGCTCCATGATGCGACCGAGTTGAAGACGCTGGAGCAGCAATTCGTCCAGAGCCAGAAAATGCAGGCGATCGGAGAGCTTGCGGGCGGCGTGGCCCATGACTTCAACAACCTGCTCACGGCAATCACCGGGCATTGTGATTTGCTGCTTCTGCGTCACGACCAGGGCGATCAGGACTACGCGGATCTGGTGCAGATCAACCAGAACGCCAACCGTGCAGCAAGCCTTGTGGGCCAGCTTCTGGCGTTTTCGCGCAAGCAGACGCTGGAGCCTGAGGTTCTCGATCTGCGCGACTCAATCGGAGAATTGACTCATCTTCTCAACCGTCTGGTGGGGGAGCGGATTTCGCTATCGCTGTCGAACGATCCTGACCTGGCCCCGATCCGCGCCGACCGGCGGCAACTTGATCAGGTGATCATGAACCTTGTGGTGAATGCGCGGGACGCGATGGCCGATGGTGGCGAGGTCCGGGTCGAGACGCGCATGGTGCATCTGGCCGAGCCGATGTCGCGCGATCAGGCGATTGTGCCCGCTGGATCTTACGTGACGATCCGCGTGCGCGATCACGGCCACGGCATTCCGCCCGACAAGCTGCACCGCATTTTCGAGCCGTTCTTCACCACCAAACGCACCGGGGAGGGGACGGGTCTGGGCCTGTCGATGGCCTACGGCATCGTCAAGCAAACGGGGGGCTATATCTTCGTGGACAGCGTCGTCGGCTCTGGCACCACGTTCACAATCTACATTCCGGCCCATGATGTGGTGAACTCAGAGGCCGCTCCGGATTTGATCGAGGGCAAGGCGACCGAGATCAACGAGGCGCTGGCGGACACACGCCCCGGCGTGGTCCTGTTGGTGGAAGATGAAGCGCCCGTGCGGGCCTTTGCCTCCCGTGCCCTTCGCCTGCGGGGCTACACGGTGCTGGAGGCCGGTTGCGGAGAGGAGGCGTTGGACACGCTCGCAGACCCGGAGTTGGAGATTGACCTTTTCGTCACCGACGTGATCATGCCCGGTCTGGATGGCCCGTCCTGGGTGCGGAAAGCCCTGGAAGAGCGACCGGACACCAAAGTCGTGTTCGTGTCGGGTTATGCGGAGGACGCGATGGAGGAGGGGTCGATTGGGGTTGAGGGGTCGGTTTTCCTGCCGAAGCCGTTCTCGCTCACCGACTTGACGGAGACGGTGCGCCAACAGCTCCAGTAG
- a CDS encoding sulfotransferase family 2 domain-containing protein has translation MLVFWKARLVLLAVPKTGTTALEDALLPHADSAILNPPQQKHCTVRRYRTQLQPFFEQRGQRKLELMAVVREPVDWLSSWYRYRARDQIVGHANSTAEVTFDTFVDAWLQDDPPDYAKVGRQSRFVSEGDGSLGVDHLFRHDQLHEAVAFLEDRVQATLDVGRSNVSPARDAVLSAEMEARLHAEAPEEFALWARLGG, from the coding sequence GTGTTGGTGTTTTGGAAGGCACGTTTGGTGTTGTTGGCCGTCCCGAAGACCGGAACGACCGCGCTGGAAGACGCGCTTCTGCCTCATGCGGATTCGGCGATTTTGAACCCGCCGCAGCAGAAACACTGCACTGTGCGACGCTACCGCACCCAATTGCAGCCGTTTTTTGAGCAACGCGGTCAGCGCAAGTTGGAACTGATGGCCGTGGTGCGAGAGCCCGTTGACTGGCTGTCGAGCTGGTATCGCTACCGCGCCCGGGACCAGATCGTGGGCCACGCCAATTCCACTGCGGAGGTCACATTTGACACCTTCGTGGATGCCTGGCTGCAAGATGACCCGCCCGATTACGCCAAGGTCGGGCGGCAATCGCGGTTTGTGTCGGAGGGAGATGGCTCTCTCGGTGTCGACCACCTCTTTCGCCACGACCAATTGCACGAGGCGGTCGCGTTTCTGGAAGACCGAGTGCAGGCGACGCTGGATGTGGGGCGCAGCAACGTGTCGCCCGCCCGAGACGCGGTGCTGAGTGCCGAGATGGAGGCCCGTCTGCACGCCGAGGCACCGGAGGAATTCGCGCTCTGGGCTCGTCTGGGGGGGTAA
- the recA gene encoding recombinase RecA, which translates to MATANLLDMTDRKSADKQKALDSALAQIERQFGKGSIMKLGGDNVLKDIEATSTGSLGLDIALGIGGLPKGRVIEIYGPESSGKTTLTLHAIAEEQKKGGVCAFVDAEHALDPQYARKLGVNLDELLISQPDTGEQALEIVDTLVRSGAVSMVVVDSVAALTPKSELEGDMGDSSVGVHARLMSQAMRKLTGSINRSGCMVVFINQIRMKIGVMFGSPETTTGGNALKFYSSVRLDIRRIGAIKDRDEVVGNTTRVKVVKNKVAPPFKQVEFDIMYGEGISKNGELIDMGVKAGIVEKSGSWFSYGDERVGQGRENAKQFMRDNPAIAYEIEDKIRAAHGLDFDMEKDDPDMIQDDD; encoded by the coding sequence ATGGCAACGGCGAACCTCCTCGACATGACTGACCGCAAATCGGCTGACAAGCAAAAGGCCCTCGACAGCGCATTGGCGCAGATCGAACGCCAATTCGGCAAGGGCTCCATCATGAAGCTGGGGGGCGATAATGTCCTCAAGGACATTGAAGCCACATCTACGGGCTCTCTCGGGCTGGATATCGCGCTCGGGATCGGTGGTCTGCCCAAGGGGCGGGTGATCGAGATTTATGGCCCGGAATCCTCAGGCAAGACGACGCTGACGCTGCACGCGATTGCGGAAGAGCAGAAGAAGGGCGGCGTCTGTGCGTTTGTGGACGCCGAACACGCGCTGGACCCGCAATATGCCCGCAAACTTGGTGTGAACCTGGACGAGTTGCTGATTTCGCAGCCCGACACCGGCGAACAGGCCCTGGAGATTGTTGATACGCTGGTGCGCTCTGGCGCGGTGAGCATGGTGGTTGTCGACAGCGTTGCGGCGCTGACACCGAAATCGGAGCTGGAAGGCGACATGGGCGACAGCTCCGTCGGTGTTCACGCCCGTCTGATGTCCCAGGCCATGCGCAAGCTGACCGGCTCCATCAACCGCTCCGGCTGTATGGTGGTTTTCATCAACCAGATCCGCATGAAGATCGGCGTCATGTTCGGCTCACCCGAGACGACGACTGGCGGCAACGCGCTGAAGTTCTATTCCTCCGTCCGTCTGGACATCCGCCGCATTGGCGCGATCAAAGACCGTGATGAGGTTGTGGGCAACACCACCCGCGTGAAGGTCGTGAAAAACAAGGTCGCACCGCCGTTCAAACAGGTCGAATTTGACATCATGTATGGCGAAGGTATCTCCAAGAACGGCGAGTTGATCGACATGGGCGTGAAGGCCGGGATCGTTGAGAAATCCGGCAGCTGGTTCTCCTACGGCGATGAACGTGTGGGGCAGGGGCGCGAAAACGCCAAGCAGTTCATGCGTGACAACCCTGCCATCGCCTATGAGATCGAGGATAAGATCCGCGCGGCCCACGGCCTCGACTTTGATATGGAGAAAGACGACCCGGACATGATCCAGGACGACGATTGA
- the alaS gene encoding alanine--tRNA ligase, translating into MTSLNDIRSTFLDYFGRQGHAVVPSSPLVPRNDPTLMFVNSGMVQFKNLFTGVEKRDYVRATSSQKCVRAGGKHNDLDNVGYTARHHTFFEMLGNFSFGDYFKEDAIRYAWELITKDFGLDKARLYVTVYHTDDEAFEIWKKVGVPEDRIIRIATSDNFWQMGPTGPCGPCTEIFYDHGEHIWGGPPGSAEEDGDRFIEIWNIVFMQNEQFADGTMVPLDMQSIDTGMGLERIGALLQGSHDNYDTDTMRALMEASAHASSTDLDGDQNVHHRVIADHLRSTSFLIADGVMPSNDGRGYVLRRIMRRAMRHAHLLGAKDPLMYRLVPALVSQMGQAYSELGQAQALITETLKLEEERFRQTLDRGLKLLDDEVAKLPEDGNLPGAAAFKLYDTYGFPLDLTQDALREQGRTVDTDGFDAAMAEQKAKARAAWSGSGDAADATIWFDIAEKNGVTEFLGYDTEVAEGQVLALVVDGARVDKVASNQDVIFVTNQTPFYAESGGQVGDSGTIRTETGVLHVTETRKVAGVFLHVGQVTEGTIKVGQGASLSVDHERRRYICANHSATHLLNEALRWAIGDSVVQRGSLNSRDRLRFDFSHNKPMTADELAQVEAEVNDLITRNTAVETRVMTPDDARALGAQALFGEKYGDEVRVVSMGHHAGSGKGLDKDTYSIELCGGTHVKRTGDIGPFVILSESASAAGVRRIEALTNQTASFYLSEQNERMGQLAAELNTQAADVLDRVKALKDDRKKLENEVAQLRRELAMAGGTSAPEAASVNGVNFHAQALSGVTGKDLAGIVDEHKARLGSGAVLLIADAGGKAAVAAGVTEDLTDRLSAVDLVRAAVAELGGKGGGGRPDFAQGGGKDAANAEAAIAAAKTVIEGV; encoded by the coding sequence ATGACCAGCCTCAACGACATCCGCTCCACCTTCCTTGATTACTTCGGGCGGCAGGGGCACGCGGTCGTGCCGTCCAGCCCGCTGGTGCCGCGCAACGATCCCACATTGATGTTCGTCAATTCCGGTATGGTGCAGTTCAAGAACCTGTTCACGGGGGTCGAGAAACGCGACTATGTGCGCGCCACGTCGTCCCAGAAATGTGTGCGCGCGGGCGGCAAGCACAACGATCTGGACAATGTCGGCTACACCGCGCGTCACCACACGTTCTTCGAGATGCTCGGAAATTTCAGCTTTGGCGATTACTTCAAGGAAGACGCCATTCGCTACGCGTGGGAGCTGATTACCAAGGACTTCGGCCTCGACAAGGCGCGGCTTTACGTGACGGTTTATCACACGGACGACGAGGCGTTCGAGATCTGGAAGAAGGTCGGCGTGCCGGAGGATCGGATCATCCGCATCGCGACATCGGACAATTTCTGGCAGATGGGTCCGACGGGTCCTTGCGGGCCGTGTACCGAGATTTTCTATGACCACGGAGAGCATATCTGGGGTGGCCCTCCGGGCAGCGCGGAGGAAGACGGCGACCGGTTCATCGAGATCTGGAACATCGTGTTCATGCAGAATGAGCAGTTCGCGGACGGCACCATGGTGCCGCTGGACATGCAGAGCATCGACACCGGCATGGGGTTGGAGCGGATCGGCGCGCTGCTGCAAGGCTCCCACGACAATTACGACACCGACACGATGCGCGCGCTGATGGAGGCGTCGGCGCACGCGTCCTCCACCGATCTGGACGGCGATCAGAACGTGCACCACCGGGTGATCGCGGATCACCTCCGCTCGACGTCGTTCCTGATAGCCGATGGGGTGATGCCGTCCAACGACGGGCGCGGCTATGTGCTGCGCCGGATCATGCGTCGCGCCATGCGGCACGCGCATCTGTTGGGTGCCAAGGACCCGCTGATGTACCGCCTTGTGCCCGCGCTGGTGAGCCAGATGGGGCAGGCGTATAGCGAGTTGGGTCAGGCGCAGGCGTTGATCACCGAGACGTTGAAGCTGGAGGAGGAACGGTTCCGCCAGACCTTGGATCGCGGTTTGAAGCTGTTGGATGATGAGGTTGCCAAGCTGCCCGAAGACGGCAACCTGCCCGGCGCGGCGGCGTTCAAACTCTATGACACTTACGGCTTCCCGCTCGATCTGACCCAGGACGCCCTGCGCGAACAGGGTCGTACCGTGGACACCGACGGGTTTGACGCTGCGATGGCCGAGCAGAAGGCCAAGGCGCGGGCGGCCTGGAGCGGGTCGGGTGACGCGGCGGATGCCACGATCTGGTTCGATATCGCCGAGAAGAATGGCGTGACAGAGTTCCTTGGCTACGACACGGAAGTGGCAGAGGGGCAGGTGTTGGCGCTGGTCGTGGATGGTGCGCGTGTGGACAAGGTCGCGTCTAACCAGGACGTGATTTTCGTGACCAATCAAACGCCGTTCTACGCGGAATCTGGTGGCCAGGTGGGCGATAGCGGAACGATCAGAACGGAAACGGGTGTGCTGCACGTCACCGAGACCCGGAAGGTCGCCGGGGTTTTCCTGCATGTCGGGCAGGTCACTGAGGGCACGATTAAGGTCGGGCAGGGCGCATCGTTGAGCGTTGATCATGAGCGTCGCCGCTATATCTGCGCCAACCACTCGGCCACGCACCTGCTGAATGAGGCGTTGCGTTGGGCGATTGGCGATAGCGTGGTCCAGCGCGGATCGCTCAATTCCCGCGACAGGTTGCGGTTCGACTTCTCGCACAACAAGCCAATGACCGCCGACGAGCTTGCGCAGGTTGAGGCCGAGGTGAACGACCTAATCACCCGCAACACGGCCGTGGAAACGCGTGTGATGACACCTGATGACGCGCGGGCGCTTGGGGCGCAGGCGCTCTTTGGAGAGAAATACGGCGATGAGGTGCGCGTTGTGTCGATGGGCCATCACGCGGGATCGGGCAAGGGGTTGGACAAGGATACGTATTCTATCGAATTATGTGGCGGCACCCATGTGAAGCGCACCGGGGATATCGGGCCGTTTGTGATTTTGAGCGAGTCGGCCTCTGCCGCGGGTGTGCGTCGGATCGAGGCGCTGACCAACCAAACGGCGAGCTTTTACCTGAGCGAACAGAATGAGCGGATGGGGCAGCTGGCAGCGGAGTTGAACACGCAAGCCGCAGATGTGTTGGACCGTGTGAAGGCCCTGAAAGACGACCGCAAGAAGCTGGAGAACGAAGTGGCGCAGCTGCGCCGCGAGTTGGCCATGGCTGGCGGGACCAGCGCGCCGGAGGCCGCAAGCGTTAACGGTGTTAACTTTCACGCCCAGGCGCTGAGCGGCGTGACGGGCAAGGACCTGGCCGGGATCGTGGATGAACACAAAGCGCGGCTTGGCTCCGGTGCTGTGCTGCTGATTGCGGATGCCGGCGGGAAGGCCGCGGTGGCCGCGGGCGTCACGGAAGATCTGACCGACAGGCTCAGCGCCGTCGATCTGGTGCGCGCCGCCGTGGCCGAGCTGGGGGGCAAAGGTGGCGGTGGTCGTCCTGACTTTGCGCAGGGCGGCGGCAAGGATGCGGCCAATGCAGAGGCCGCGATTGCGGCGGCGAAAACTGTCATAGAAGGAGTGTAA
- a CDS encoding RsmB/NOP family class I SAM-dependent RNA methyltransferase produces MQPAARYAAAIEVLDAWCDGLAVEQALTRWARGARYAGSKDRAAVRDHVYDVLRQKGSCEALGNGTGRGLILGLLRIQGRDAEAVFSGVGHAPDPLSEREKSSPQTSLDPPMNIPDWTLPHLRSRVPDALPVLLSSLTHRAPLWLRVNLSRTTRAAVADALADDGIETRAHEAVPTALEVTDGPRKLRQSAAYLSGLVEPQDLSVQWAMQRVDWPADGRILDYCAGGGGKALAIADRTGADLFAHDALPQRMADLGPRAGRAGAKITTLESDDFGQEDPFDLVLTDVPCSGSGTWRRDPEAKWRLTSQGLEDLVKTQSAILDAAADLVLPGGRLVYMTCSLFEVENEAQITAFLARHPDWQAGAAHADTPLTASDGFYSAELHRIIS; encoded by the coding sequence ATGCAACCTGCCGCGCGCTATGCCGCCGCAATCGAGGTATTGGACGCTTGGTGCGATGGCTTGGCCGTCGAACAGGCGCTGACGCGATGGGCACGCGGCGCGCGGTATGCCGGGTCAAAGGACCGGGCTGCGGTGCGCGATCACGTCTATGATGTTTTGCGCCAGAAGGGATCATGCGAGGCCCTCGGGAACGGGACGGGGCGTGGATTAATTCTGGGCCTCCTGCGGATCCAAGGGCGTGATGCCGAGGCGGTTTTTTCTGGTGTCGGTCACGCGCCGGACCCGCTGAGTGAACGGGAAAAGTCCTCGCCGCAGACCTCGCTGGACCCCCCCATGAACATCCCCGATTGGACGCTGCCTCATCTGAGATCCCGCGTGCCAGATGCTCTGCCGGTGCTGTTGTCGAGCCTCACGCACCGCGCGCCGCTCTGGCTTCGGGTGAACCTGTCACGGACCACACGCGCGGCGGTTGCGGACGCGCTGGCTGACGATGGCATTGAAACGCGCGCCCATGAGGCCGTCCCAACCGCGCTTGAGGTGACGGACGGTCCGCGCAAATTGCGTCAGTCCGCCGCCTACCTCTCGGGCCTGGTGGAGCCTCAGGACCTGTCCGTGCAATGGGCTATGCAGCGCGTGGACTGGCCCGCCGACGGGCGCATTCTGGACTATTGCGCGGGTGGCGGCGGCAAGGCGTTGGCCATTGCGGACCGGACTGGTGCGGACCTGTTTGCCCATGATGCGTTGCCGCAGAGGATGGCCGACCTTGGTCCGCGCGCGGGGCGGGCTGGGGCGAAGATCACCACGTTGGAAAGCGACGACTTTGGGCAAGAGGATCCGTTTGATCTGGTATTGACGGATGTGCCCTGTTCGGGCTCGGGCACGTGGCGGCGTGACCCGGAGGCCAAATGGCGGCTGACCTCGCAAGGCCTTGAAGATCTTGTCAAAACCCAAAGTGCGATCCTGGACGCGGCGGCTGATCTCGTGCTGCCGGGGGGACGGTTGGTTTACATGACCTGCTCTCTGTTCGAGGTGGAAAATGAGGCGCAGATCACGGCCTTTCTGGCACGTCACCCCGATTGGCAAGCAGGTGCCGCGCATGCCGATACCCCGCTTACAGCCTCCGACGGCTTCTATTCGGCGGAGCTGCACCGCATCATCTCCTAG
- the guaB gene encoding IMP dehydrogenase produces MEIREALTFDDVLLVPGKSSVLPSDADTRTRVTKSIALNIPLLSSAMDTVTEGRMAIAMAQAGGMGVIHRNLDVDQQAREVRRVKRFESGIVYNPVTLTPDQTLADAKSLMERYGFSGFPVVDETRRVLGIVTNRDMRFAADDATPVQAMMTADDLAILREPADRDEAISLMKARRIEKLLITDGQGALTGLLTLKDTEQAVLNPMACKDPLGRLRVAAATTVGDAGFERSQALIDAGCDLIVIDTAHGHSEGVATAVERVKSLSNEVQVVAGNVATGEATRALIDAGADAVKVGIGPGSICTTRIVAGVGVPQLTAISDCADAAGDTPVIADGGIKFSGDFAKAIAAGAHCAMVGSMIAGTDESPGEVILYQGRSFKSYRGMGSLGAMARGSADRYFQKDAASDKLVPEGIEGQVPYKGSAGAVVHQLIGGLRAAMGYTGSATVDEMRTKCQFVRITGSGLKESHVHDVQITRESPNYRAG; encoded by the coding sequence ATGGAGATTCGCGAGGCCCTCACCTTTGATGACGTTCTGCTGGTTCCCGGCAAATCCTCGGTGCTGCCGTCGGACGCCGACACGCGGACGCGGGTGACCAAGAGCATCGCGTTGAATATTCCGCTGCTCAGCTCGGCCATGGACACGGTGACGGAGGGGCGCATGGCGATTGCCATGGCGCAGGCGGGCGGGATGGGGGTGATCCACCGCAATCTGGATGTGGACCAACAGGCGCGCGAAGTGCGGCGGGTAAAGCGGTTCGAGAGCGGGATTGTGTACAACCCCGTGACGTTGACCCCGGACCAGACGCTGGCGGATGCGAAGTCGCTGATGGAACGCTACGGATTTTCGGGCTTTCCCGTCGTGGACGAGACGCGCCGCGTGTTGGGCATTGTCACCAATCGCGACATGCGGTTCGCGGCCGATGACGCAACGCCGGTGCAGGCGATGATGACGGCCGATGACCTGGCGATCCTGCGCGAGCCTGCCGACCGGGACGAGGCGATCAGCCTGATGAAGGCGCGTCGGATCGAAAAGCTGCTGATCACCGACGGGCAGGGCGCGTTGACGGGACTTTTGACGTTGAAAGACACGGAGCAGGCGGTGCTGAACCCGATGGCCTGCAAGGACCCGCTGGGGCGGTTGCGGGTGGCGGCTGCCACGACCGTGGGCGATGCGGGCTTTGAGCGGTCTCAGGCACTGATCGACGCGGGCTGTGACCTGATCGTCATCGACACGGCCCATGGCCATTCGGAGGGCGTGGCGACAGCGGTCGAGCGGGTGAAATCCCTGTCCAATGAGGTGCAAGTCGTCGCGGGCAATGTCGCGACCGGAGAGGCCACGCGCGCGTTGATCGACGCTGGTGCTGACGCGGTGAAAGTGGGGATCGGACCGGGCTCCATCTGCACGACGCGTATCGTGGCAGGCGTGGGCGTGCCGCAGCTGACGGCGATTTCCGATTGTGCGGACGCCGCGGGCGACACGCCGGTTATCGCGGATGGCGGCATCAAATTTTCAGGCGACTTCGCCAAGGCGATTGCTGCGGGCGCCCATTGCGCCATGGTCGGGTCGATGATTGCCGGAACGGACGAGTCGCCCGGCGAGGTGATCCTCTACCAGGGCCGTTCGTTCAAATCCTATCGTGGCATGGGGTCCCTTGGGGCCATGGCGCGCGGATCGGCGGATCGGTATTTCCAGAAGGACGCGGCCAGCGACAAACTGGTGCCCGAAGGGATCGAGGGGCAGGTGCCTTACAAAGGCTCGGCAGGGGCCGTCGTGCATCAGTTGATCGGGGGCCTGCGCGCCGCCATGGGCTACACCGGCAGTGCAACGGTCGACGAGATGCGGACGAAATGCCAGTTCGTGCGGATCACCGGATCGGGTCTGAAAGAAAGCCATGTGCATGATGTGCAGATCACTCGCGAAAGCCCAAATTATCGTGCGGGATGA
- a CDS encoding DUF1330 domain-containing protein, with protein MPQAYWIAHVTVTDDAAYSKYAALATDAITAHGGCFLARGGTSIQKEGRAHPRNVVAVFPSLEAANACYESAAYQEAMTHAIGASERDLVLIEAP; from the coding sequence ATGCCTCAAGCCTATTGGATTGCCCATGTAACTGTGACCGACGACGCGGCCTATTCGAAATACGCTGCACTTGCCACCGATGCGATCACGGCCCATGGCGGGTGTTTTCTGGCGCGCGGGGGCACGTCAATCCAGAAGGAAGGCCGGGCGCATCCGCGCAACGTTGTGGCGGTTTTCCCCAGCCTGGAGGCGGCCAACGCCTGTTACGAGTCCGCCGCCTATCAGGAGGCGATGACCCACGCCATCGGGGCGTCAGAGCGGGACCTTGTGCTGATCGAGGCTCCGTAA